A window of the Deinococcus malanensis genome harbors these coding sequences:
- a CDS encoding glycosyltransferase family 4 protein, giving the protein MRVAYVCADPGVPTFGMKGSSIHVQEVLRALLRTGTEVTLFAPRTGGSAPQDLSSVQVHALPRASKDDPADREQAQLAANDATLAALQEQGPFDLVYERYSLWSHAGMTYARGEGIPGVLEVNAPLVEEQAQHRGLIDRTAAEDVARRAFGASSLLVAVSREVGAYLQAMPEATGRVQVIPNGVNPGRFPEDLLPDLPAPGIFTVGFVGTLKPWHGLPTLLEAFEELRREVPRSRLLIVGDGPERETLTTQLQDRGLDEDVIFTGAVPSERIPGLLASMDVAAAPYGNLEGFYFSPLKVYEYMAAALPVVAGDIGQLQDLIEHGQSGLLYPPGEVASLSAALRRLHDDPALRRRLGQAARQAVLAHHTWDGRVREILSLAGVSPPQRSA; this is encoded by the coding sequence ATGCGCGTCGCCTATGTCTGTGCCGACCCCGGTGTGCCCACCTTTGGGATGAAGGGCTCAAGCATTCACGTTCAGGAGGTGCTGCGAGCCCTGCTCCGGACCGGTACCGAGGTCACGCTGTTCGCCCCGCGGACCGGCGGGAGTGCGCCCCAGGATCTGTCGTCCGTTCAGGTTCACGCCCTGCCCCGTGCCTCTAAAGATGACCCGGCAGACCGCGAGCAGGCGCAGCTGGCGGCCAACGACGCCACCCTGGCAGCCCTTCAGGAGCAGGGTCCATTCGATCTGGTGTACGAGCGGTACTCCCTGTGGAGCCACGCCGGCATGACTTACGCCCGCGGCGAGGGCATCCCGGGTGTTCTGGAGGTGAATGCTCCGCTGGTCGAGGAACAGGCCCAGCACCGCGGGCTGATCGACCGCACGGCCGCGGAGGACGTGGCCCGGCGCGCGTTTGGCGCCTCGTCCCTGCTGGTGGCCGTGTCCAGGGAGGTCGGTGCCTATCTGCAGGCGATGCCTGAGGCTACCGGCCGGGTCCAGGTCATTCCGAACGGAGTCAATCCTGGCCGCTTCCCGGAGGACCTCCTGCCGGACCTGCCGGCGCCGGGCATTTTCACGGTGGGTTTTGTCGGCACACTCAAACCCTGGCACGGTTTGCCCACCCTGCTTGAAGCCTTCGAGGAGCTGCGCCGCGAGGTGCCCCGCAGCCGGCTGCTGATCGTGGGTGACGGGCCGGAACGCGAGACCCTGACCACGCAGTTGCAGGACCGTGGTCTGGATGAAGATGTCATTTTCACGGGGGCCGTGCCGTCCGAGCGTATTCCGGGGCTGCTCGCTTCCATGGACGTGGCGGCCGCGCCCTACGGCAATCTGGAAGGGTTCTATTTCTCTCCGCTCAAGGTCTACGAGTACATGGCGGCCGCGCTGCCGGTGGTGGCTGGCGACATCGGGCAGCTGCAGGACCTCATCGAGCACGGGCAGAGCGGGCTGCTGTACCCGCCGGGAGAGGTCGCGTCCCTGTCGGCCGCCCTGCGGAGGCTGCATGACGACCCGGCCCTGCGCCGGCGCCTGGGCCAGGCTGCTCGGCAGGCGGTTCTGGCTCACCACACCTGGGATGGACGTGTCAGGGAGATCCTGAGCCTCGCTGGCGTCTCCCCTCCCCAGAGGTCCGCATAA
- a CDS encoding glycosyltransferase: MSSPAPALGRVGYVTKMYPRYSETFIVHEILAHEAAGLPLDIFSLRTPSDPYFQDIVARVRSPVTQIPSHSPSTQTFWTTLSQAGSVLPDLWPQLHLASQEGTGALDIYQAVLVAVAARQRSITHLHAHFASVGTSIARLAARFAGLTYSFTAHAKDIYHDSVKTADLLRKIRDAHQVITVSDYNLRHLRELAGPDAGHIQRVYNGLDHQRLTYQAPETRSPLILGVGRLVEKKGFTDLIDACALLARRGVPFECRIVGRGELEPVLRAQIAALGLGDQVHLLGALPQAEVLRLIAQAAAFALPCVVGADGNRDGLPTVLLEAMALGTPCISTPVTGIPEVVRDRDTGLLVPEHCPEALSQALQELLRDASLRVRLAGQARALVSDEFDIHRNAARIRQAFQPAAAGVL; the protein is encoded by the coding sequence ATGAGCAGTCCGGCGCCAGCCCTGGGGCGCGTCGGGTACGTCACCAAGATGTACCCGCGCTATTCTGAGACATTCATCGTCCACGAGATTCTGGCCCACGAGGCAGCCGGCCTTCCGCTGGACATCTTTTCCCTGCGGACGCCCAGCGACCCGTACTTTCAGGACATCGTCGCGCGGGTCCGCTCGCCAGTGACCCAGATTCCCAGCCACAGCCCCAGCACGCAGACCTTCTGGACCACCCTGTCCCAGGCAGGTTCGGTGCTGCCTGACCTGTGGCCGCAGCTGCATCTCGCCTCGCAGGAGGGCACAGGCGCCCTGGACATCTATCAGGCGGTCCTGGTGGCCGTGGCGGCCCGCCAGCGCAGCATCACCCATCTGCACGCCCACTTCGCCAGCGTCGGCACCAGCATCGCGCGGCTGGCCGCGAGGTTCGCGGGGCTGACCTACAGCTTTACCGCCCATGCCAAGGACATCTACCACGACAGCGTCAAGACTGCCGACCTGCTGCGCAAGATTCGCGATGCCCATCAGGTGATCACGGTCAGCGATTACAACCTGCGGCACCTGCGTGAGCTGGCGGGACCCGACGCCGGGCATATTCAGAGGGTGTACAACGGTCTGGATCACCAGCGACTGACCTATCAGGCGCCCGAAACCCGCTCCCCACTGATTCTGGGGGTCGGCCGACTGGTGGAGAAGAAGGGCTTCACTGACCTGATCGACGCCTGCGCCCTGCTGGCGCGCCGTGGAGTGCCCTTCGAGTGCCGCATCGTGGGCCGGGGTGAACTTGAACCGGTGCTGCGCGCCCAGATCGCGGCACTCGGGCTGGGGGACCAGGTTCACCTGCTGGGCGCGCTGCCCCAGGCGGAGGTGCTGCGGCTGATCGCCCAGGCCGCCGCATTTGCCCTTCCGTGCGTGGTGGGCGCCGACGGCAACCGTGACGGCCTGCCCACAGTGCTGCTGGAAGCCATGGCACTGGGCACGCCCTGCATCAGCACCCCGGTCACAGGAATTCCCGAGGTGGTGCGCGACCGTGACACCGGGCTCCTGGTGCCAGAGCACTGTCCTGAAGCGCTGTCCCAGGCCCTCCAGGAGCTGCTGCGCGATGCCTCACTGCGGGTAAGGCTGGCCGGACAGGCCCGCGCCCTGGTCTCCGATGAGTTCGATATCCACCGCAACGCAGCCCGGATCCGCCAGGCCTTTCAGCCAGCCGCCGCAGGAGTGCTGTGA
- a CDS encoding family 1 glycosylhydrolase, which yields MNGGLPPERRNATQRLELWIGIECTFNRVRENYLNQLEVCGHHERLDDLNLLSTLGAKCIRYPVLWEQVAPESLEQFDWSWTDARLQRLRELEMQPIATLLHHGSGPRYTSLLDPEFPEKLAAYAGEVARRYPWLRTYTPVNEPLTTARFSGLYGIWYPHHATDEAFVRMLLNECRGTVLAMRAIREVQPGAQLIQTEDLAKAHATPVMQHQADFQNERRWLAYDLLCGLLGETHPLWDYLIRSGATPEELLWFRENPCPPDVIGVDYYLTSERFLDERRERYLDHHCNATHADIEAVRVYHNHSGIKQLLRETWERYGLPIAVTEAHLGSSREEQLRWFEEIWEAAEEVKAEGVDMRAVTSWAALGSYDWNILHTEFRGYYEPGAFDVRSPVPRPTALARVLRARAQGVPPEHPSLASPGFWRRPDRFFYPPVGTPGPVPAARGPVRPLLVLGTGRLGQVVARLCDDRGLEHRLLSPAEVNLTSQQALGALLDVERPWAVINTLGYGKIDQAEREHQEFWLTHTVGAALLAQACEMRGVQLLTFSSDQVFGGEGEAPYHELDLASPVNAYGRAKLEAERQVLANHPAALIVRSSAVFGSGTGRGLLAEALRTLQTGEMVLVDQDHRFSPTYLPDLVHTSLDLLIDGESGVWHLVNTGESTWAEMVGRLAHAGGLPDHRIRTASARELGWVAPRPRYSALRSDRAQLLPSLDHALDRYLDGWVRAGRR from the coding sequence ATGAACGGTGGTCTCCCGCCAGAGCGCCGGAACGCCACGCAGCGCCTTGAACTCTGGATCGGGATTGAGTGCACCTTTAACCGGGTACGTGAGAACTACCTCAATCAGTTGGAAGTCTGTGGACACCATGAGCGCCTTGACGACCTGAACCTGTTGTCCACCCTGGGTGCCAAATGCATCCGGTATCCAGTGCTCTGGGAACAGGTGGCGCCCGAATCGCTCGAACAGTTCGACTGGTCCTGGACCGATGCCCGGCTCCAGCGGCTGCGTGAACTGGAGATGCAGCCCATCGCGACCCTGCTGCACCACGGCAGCGGTCCCCGCTACACCAGCCTGCTTGACCCCGAGTTTCCCGAAAAGCTCGCCGCTTACGCGGGTGAGGTAGCACGGCGGTATCCCTGGCTGCGCACCTACACTCCCGTCAACGAGCCGCTGACTACAGCACGCTTCAGTGGTCTGTACGGCATCTGGTACCCCCATCACGCCACCGACGAGGCCTTTGTCCGGATGCTGCTTAATGAGTGCCGCGGTACCGTGCTGGCCATGCGGGCGATCCGTGAGGTGCAGCCGGGGGCGCAGCTGATCCAGACCGAGGATCTGGCCAAGGCACACGCCACTCCCGTCATGCAGCATCAGGCCGATTTCCAGAACGAGCGCCGCTGGCTGGCCTATGACCTGCTGTGCGGTCTGCTGGGTGAAACCCATCCACTGTGGGACTACCTGATCCGGTCGGGCGCCACGCCTGAGGAACTGCTCTGGTTCCGCGAGAACCCATGCCCGCCCGACGTGATCGGCGTGGACTACTACCTGACCAGTGAGCGTTTCCTGGACGAGCGCCGTGAGCGGTACCTGGATCATCACTGCAACGCGACGCACGCGGACATCGAGGCCGTGCGGGTCTATCACAACCATTCAGGCATCAAGCAGCTGTTGCGCGAAACCTGGGAACGTTACGGATTGCCGATCGCCGTGACCGAAGCCCACCTGGGCAGCAGCCGCGAAGAACAGCTGCGCTGGTTCGAGGAAATCTGGGAGGCGGCCGAAGAGGTCAAGGCCGAAGGAGTCGATATGCGCGCCGTGACATCCTGGGCGGCGCTGGGCAGCTACGACTGGAACATCCTGCACACCGAGTTCAGGGGCTACTACGAGCCCGGGGCCTTTGACGTGCGCTCGCCGGTTCCCCGCCCGACTGCCCTTGCGCGGGTGCTCCGGGCCCGCGCGCAGGGCGTGCCTCCCGAACATCCGAGTCTGGCGTCGCCGGGATTCTGGCGTCGGCCCGACCGGTTCTTCTATCCCCCGGTTGGGACTCCTGGCCCGGTCCCTGCGGCGCGCGGACCGGTGCGGCCCCTGCTGGTGCTGGGCACGGGCCGGCTGGGGCAGGTGGTGGCTAGGCTGTGTGACGACCGCGGGCTCGAGCACCGCCTGCTGAGCCCGGCAGAGGTCAACCTCACCAGCCAGCAAGCCCTGGGCGCCCTGCTGGATGTTGAGCGGCCCTGGGCAGTGATCAACACGCTGGGCTACGGGAAGATCGACCAGGCGGAACGTGAGCATCAGGAGTTCTGGCTGACCCACACCGTGGGTGCGGCTCTGCTGGCACAGGCGTGCGAGATGCGTGGCGTGCAGCTGCTGACCTTTTCCTCGGACCAGGTTTTCGGGGGCGAGGGTGAGGCGCCTTACCACGAGCTCGACCTGGCCTCGCCGGTCAATGCCTACGGCCGCGCCAAGCTTGAGGCCGAGCGACAGGTGCTGGCCAACCATCCCGCCGCCCTGATCGTTCGCAGCTCTGCCGTGTTCGGATCCGGCACCGGCCGGGGGCTGCTTGCCGAGGCCCTCAGAACCCTGCAAACCGGGGAGATGGTCCTGGTAGACCAGGACCACCGCTTCTCGCCGACCTACCTTCCGGATCTGGTGCACACCAGTCTGGACCTGCTGATCGATGGTGAATCGGGCGTCTGGCACCTGGTGAACACCGGCGAGAGCACCTGGGCCGAGATGGTTGGCCGCCTTGCACATGCCGGCGGGCTGCCGGATCACCGCATCCGGACGGCATCGGCCCGCGAACTGGGCTGGGTCGCCCCGCGGCCCCGCTACAGTGCGCTGCGCAGCGACCGGGCGCAGCTGCTCCCCAGCCTGGACCACGCGCTGGATCGCTACCTCGACGGTTGGGTCCGCGCCGGACGTCGTTAA
- a CDS encoding phosphotransferase yields the protein MPYLAAALDPQLAGQQLRSTAEPTLASCDVRQVRLLRHKVGRRALVEYTLEVRPEGQPPSPLTVLGKIRARNLDRASYGLQRSLFRGGFSGEATDGIGVPEPLGVIPAWNMWLQRQVPGKMVGSLLTGPQGEVLAGRVVDTAHKLHRSAASPTRQHLMADELRILHERLGVLGNSHPDWQSRLTRLLEACDQLAARVPAPVLRPIHRDFYQDQLIVDGERLWLLDLDLCCWGDPALDIGNFCGHVTELALRTLGSSDRLAPVEEALQRRFARYHGEASRVAVQAYAALTLVRHISISARMEERQPFVGALLELSEKQVGCLL from the coding sequence ATGCCATACCTCGCCGCCGCCCTGGACCCGCAGCTGGCGGGACAGCAGTTGCGGTCCACTGCGGAACCGACTCTGGCGTCATGTGATGTGCGGCAGGTTCGCCTCCTGCGTCACAAGGTCGGGCGCCGTGCCCTGGTCGAGTACACGCTTGAGGTCCGGCCCGAGGGCCAGCCCCCCAGCCCTCTGACGGTGCTGGGCAAGATCCGGGCCAGGAACCTGGACCGGGCGAGCTATGGGCTGCAGCGCTCCCTGTTTCGCGGTGGATTCTCTGGAGAAGCAACAGACGGCATCGGCGTGCCTGAGCCGCTGGGCGTCATACCAGCCTGGAACATGTGGCTGCAACGACAGGTTCCTGGGAAGATGGTGGGCTCCCTGCTGACCGGGCCACAGGGAGAAGTGCTGGCCGGTCGTGTGGTGGACACGGCACACAAGCTGCATCGGTCCGCAGCTTCACCCACCCGTCAGCACCTCATGGCAGACGAACTGCGCATCCTGCACGAACGCCTGGGAGTGCTTGGGAACAGCCACCCGGACTGGCAGTCCCGCCTGACGCGCCTGCTGGAGGCGTGCGACCAGCTGGCCGCCCGGGTTCCCGCGCCGGTCCTCCGGCCGATTCACCGGGATTTCTACCAGGACCAGCTGATCGTGGATGGAGAGCGTCTGTGGCTGCTGGACCTGGATCTGTGCTGCTGGGGCGACCCGGCCCTGGACATCGGAAATTTCTGCGGCCATGTCACGGAACTGGCGCTCCGTACGCTGGGTAGCTCTGATCGCCTCGCCCCTGTCGAGGAGGCCCTTCAGCGCCGGTTTGCTCGGTACCATGGGGAAGCCAGCCGCGTCGCCGTGCAGGCTTACGCTGCCCTGACTTTGGTTCGCCACATTTCGATCAGTGCGCGTATGGAGGAACGGCAACCCTTCGTCGGCGCCCTGCTGGAATTGAGCGAGAAACAGGTAGGGTGCCTGCTCTGA
- a CDS encoding Fur family transcriptional regulator — translation MTTPASSAMLQHLLEDHGLRATQPRLRLLEFFAGTRGHFTPEEIFGHLRAQGQPISIATLYQNLRTFSEHGLVKEMIGQEGEVRYDTNMEPHSHMVCVRCGRLTDIHVELPDLRPPAQGHGWLIMQTRVDFHGLCPECQARA, via the coding sequence ATGACCACACCTGCTTCCTCGGCCATGCTGCAGCATCTGCTCGAAGACCACGGTCTGCGGGCGACCCAACCGCGTCTGCGCCTGCTGGAGTTCTTTGCCGGCACGCGGGGCCATTTCACGCCCGAGGAAATCTTCGGGCACCTGCGGGCACAGGGGCAGCCGATAAGCATCGCCACGCTCTACCAGAACCTGCGGACCTTCAGCGAACACGGGCTGGTCAAGGAAATGATCGGTCAGGAGGGAGAGGTACGGTACGATACCAACATGGAGCCGCACTCCCATATGGTGTGCGTGCGGTGTGGCCGGCTGACAGACATTCACGTCGAACTGCCCGATCTGCGCCCCCCGGCTCAGGGACACGGCTGGCTGATCATGCAGACCCGGGTGGATTTTCACGGCCTGTGTCCGGAGTGTCAGGCGCGGGCGTAG
- a CDS encoding ABC transporter ATP-binding protein translates to MGSGPTGQLRQALPSLLRITRRFWPYIRKERGLAGGALGAMLLGVFIRLLEPWPLKVLVDSVLIRPPQPVTVPGFGTLSTSAVIAAVAVSVVIIVGLRALTAYASTVGFAVVANRVLTAIRTDLYAHLQRLSLSFHSTARSGELTSRVIGDVGMLRDVVVTAALPMLGSVLILVGMIAVLFVMRWELALLALVPLPILLIRSSQLSNRIREVSRKQRKREGAMASTVTETMSAIKVVQALSLEAAFLRAFGQQNSKNLKESAKSARLSAGLERSVDVLIAVSTALVMWFGARLVLRQELSPGDLLVFLTYLKNAFKPVQDFAKYTGRLAKASAAGERILEVLDRVPDVRDLPDAVPAPVFRGHVRFENVHFGYDRKRPFLRGLHLEIQPGQQVAVVGMSGAGKSTILALLLRLYDPTSGRVTIDGHDLPEYTLESLRSQISVVLQENLLFAASLHDNIAYARPDATRQEVREAAQLANADEFIMALPDGYDTVVGERGQTLSGGQRQRIAVARAALRRTPLLILDEPTNGLDRENEQLVMQALSELTRGRTSIFVTHNLQHASQADLIVYLEEGRVLERGSHSELLALGGRYAALYRSQSEAIAWEDESHAVPR, encoded by the coding sequence ATGGGCAGCGGGCCCACAGGACAGCTCCGGCAGGCGCTACCCAGTCTGCTGCGGATCACCCGCAGGTTCTGGCCCTATATCCGCAAGGAGCGGGGGCTCGCAGGGGGGGCGCTGGGCGCCATGCTGCTGGGTGTGTTCATTCGGCTGCTCGAGCCGTGGCCGCTGAAGGTGCTGGTGGACTCGGTGCTGATCCGTCCGCCCCAGCCGGTGACGGTGCCGGGCTTCGGAACGCTGTCCACTTCGGCCGTTATTGCAGCGGTCGCGGTGTCGGTCGTGATCATCGTCGGTCTGCGGGCCCTGACCGCCTACGCCAGCACGGTGGGTTTCGCGGTCGTGGCCAACCGGGTCCTCACGGCCATCCGCACCGACCTTTACGCGCATCTGCAGCGTCTGTCGCTGTCGTTTCATTCGACGGCGCGCAGCGGGGAGCTGACCAGCCGGGTCATCGGGGACGTTGGCATGCTGCGCGACGTGGTGGTCACGGCCGCGCTGCCGATGCTGGGAAGTGTCCTGATCCTGGTGGGCATGATCGCGGTGCTGTTCGTCATGCGCTGGGAACTGGCCCTGCTGGCGCTGGTGCCGCTGCCGATTCTGCTGATCCGCTCGTCGCAGCTGTCCAACCGCATCCGGGAAGTAAGCCGCAAGCAGCGCAAACGCGAAGGGGCTATGGCGTCCACCGTCACCGAGACCATGAGTGCTATCAAGGTCGTCCAGGCCCTGTCGCTGGAGGCCGCTTTCCTGCGAGCCTTCGGTCAGCAGAACAGCAAGAACCTGAAGGAAAGCGCCAAATCCGCCCGGCTCTCGGCGGGTCTGGAGCGCAGTGTGGACGTGCTGATTGCGGTCTCGACCGCCCTGGTGATGTGGTTCGGTGCCCGGCTGGTGCTGCGCCAGGAACTGTCGCCCGGCGACCTGCTGGTGTTTCTCACCTACCTGAAAAACGCCTTCAAACCGGTGCAGGACTTCGCCAAGTACACCGGGCGTCTGGCGAAGGCCTCGGCAGCTGGGGAACGGATTCTGGAGGTGCTCGACCGGGTGCCGGACGTGCGCGACCTGCCGGACGCGGTCCCGGCTCCCGTCTTCCGCGGACACGTGCGCTTCGAGAACGTCCACTTCGGCTATGACCGCAAGCGGCCCTTCCTGAGGGGCCTGCACCTCGAGATTCAGCCCGGTCAGCAGGTGGCCGTGGTCGGCATGAGCGGTGCGGGCAAGTCCACCATTCTGGCGTTGCTGCTGCGCCTCTACGACCCGACCTCGGGCCGGGTGACCATCGACGGACACGACCTGCCGGAATACACCCTCGAAAGCCTGCGTTCGCAGATCAGCGTGGTGCTGCAGGAAAACCTGCTGTTTGCCGCCAGCCTGCACGACAACATCGCCTACGCCCGCCCGGACGCGACCCGCCAGGAAGTCCGCGAGGCCGCGCAGCTGGCCAATGCCGACGAGTTCATCATGGCGCTGCCGGACGGCTATGACACGGTGGTCGGTGAGCGCGGCCAGACCCTGTCCGGCGGGCAGCGTCAGCGGATCGCGGTGGCCCGGGCCGCCCTGCGCCGCACGCCGCTGCTGATTCTGGACGAACCCACCAACGGCCTGGACCGCGAGAACGAGCAGCTGGTGATGCAGGCCCTGAGCGAGCTGACCCGGGGTCGCACCTCGATTTTTGTCACCCATAACCTCCAGCACGCCTCCCAGGCCGACCTGATCGTGTACCTGGAAGAGGGCCGGGTCCTGGAACGCGGCAGCCACAGCGAGCTGCTGGCCCTCGGTGGACGGTACGCCGCGTTGTACCGCAGTCAGAGTGAAGCCATCGCCTGGGAAGACGAGTCACATGCTGTTCCCCGCTGA
- a CDS encoding glycosyltransferase family protein, which yields MTRTPLRVALYSHDTMGLGHTRRNLLIAQALTAANPELSALMITGARTSSAFSYPPGVDCLTLPALHKEATGAYRSRSLHLSLGAMARLRSATMMAALEAFSPNVLIVDNVPLGAVQELKEVLRFLRTGGQTRCVLGLRDVLDEPSAVREEWQRLDNEGAIRRWYDEVWVYGDPGVYDLAREYQLSPDIAARVRYTGYLDRESHQRHTEAEEILARLELPAGPVVVCLAGGGQDGAELIRAFGGTPFPPGTTGVILTGPYFPESDRAELERTAGRRTDMRTLSFLPETAPLLERADQIVAMGGYNTVMEVLSYRKRALIVPRVSPRAEQLVRAQKLAELGHIDVLHPDQLTPEALAMWLENQSASTPSLLQLDMRGLERLPAMLAELAASAPVAEVI from the coding sequence ATGACCCGCACTCCCCTGCGGGTCGCGCTGTACTCGCACGACACCATGGGGCTGGGTCACACCCGGCGCAACCTGCTGATCGCCCAGGCTCTTACGGCGGCCAATCCGGAGCTAAGCGCGCTGATGATCACCGGCGCCCGCACGTCATCGGCGTTCTCCTATCCGCCGGGCGTCGACTGCCTGACCCTCCCGGCCCTGCACAAGGAGGCGACCGGCGCCTACCGTTCGCGGTCACTGCACCTATCACTGGGGGCCATGGCCCGGCTGCGCTCGGCAACCATGATGGCGGCGCTTGAGGCTTTCAGCCCCAACGTCCTGATTGTCGACAATGTGCCGCTGGGCGCGGTGCAGGAGCTCAAGGAGGTGCTGCGGTTTCTGCGGACGGGAGGGCAGACGCGCTGTGTGCTTGGACTGCGGGATGTCCTGGACGAGCCTTCAGCGGTGCGCGAGGAATGGCAACGGCTGGACAACGAAGGGGCGATCCGGCGCTGGTACGACGAGGTCTGGGTCTACGGCGATCCCGGGGTGTACGACCTGGCCCGGGAGTACCAGCTGTCGCCGGATATCGCCGCCCGGGTACGCTACACCGGGTACCTGGACCGCGAGTCGCACCAGCGTCACACCGAGGCCGAAGAGATTCTGGCCCGGCTGGAGCTTCCAGCCGGGCCGGTGGTGGTGTGCTTGGCGGGAGGCGGTCAGGATGGAGCCGAACTGATCCGCGCCTTCGGGGGGACCCCTTTTCCGCCTGGGACGACCGGCGTGATCCTGACGGGCCCTTACTTCCCGGAAAGCGACCGGGCAGAGCTGGAGCGCACTGCTGGGCGCCGCACGGACATGAGGACACTGAGCTTCCTGCCGGAAACCGCGCCGCTGCTGGAGCGGGCCGACCAGATCGTGGCGATGGGTGGGTACAACACTGTGATGGAAGTGCTGTCCTACCGCAAGCGGGCGCTGATCGTTCCGCGGGTAAGCCCCCGGGCCGAGCAGCTGGTCCGGGCCCAGAAGCTCGCTGAACTGGGCCACATTGACGTGCTGCATCCCGACCAGCTGACTCCAGAGGCGCTGGCCATGTGGCTGGAGAACCAGTCAGCGTCCACACCTTCCCTGCTTCAGCTGGATATGCGCGGCCTCGAGCGCCTGCCTGCCATGCTTGCCGAGCTGGCCGCCTCGGCACCGGTCGCGGAGGTGATATGA
- a CDS encoding phosphotransferase family protein produces MLFPADLGLTRRESHLPALAVALDPEALLTRLRQAMPDLNATDVQLAYVRYKPGTSCLVGGHLHAAGEVTPFHVTAFRPGSLKVAAQEKVRAATGQAPLVLDGGLLVYTPFPFDRKLRTLPLLADPRTRRRLLARVLPDLPHLHGAEVSMLRYKPERRFVAGLNVDGQPAALLKHYEARAYEPARDAAGRFSSRGALRVPTLLGRSTSRRVLVTEWLPGRDLRRALPDPDLDLAAVQELGRALAKLHSRNPRRLSGLRETTGDQPLKAAAAAVTAVLPSLSLQARRLSRQLTRALAQVDTPRTAIHGDFSAEQVLVGQHGVALVDFDAAACGDPDSDLGSFIARLHWDVLEVTLTSARAGAVRDALLGGYGAARPSWTPGQLPVHVAAHLLRLAPLPFRQRLPDWPERTGALLELASELLAQRKGAL; encoded by the coding sequence ATGCTGTTCCCCGCTGACCTGGGCCTCACCCGCCGCGAATCCCACCTTCCGGCGCTGGCCGTCGCCCTGGACCCGGAAGCATTGCTAACGAGACTCAGGCAGGCCATGCCGGATCTGAACGCCACGGACGTGCAGCTGGCTTATGTGCGTTATAAGCCGGGGACGAGCTGCCTGGTTGGCGGGCACCTCCACGCAGCCGGTGAGGTGACGCCCTTTCATGTCACGGCCTTCCGACCAGGCAGCCTGAAGGTGGCGGCACAGGAGAAGGTTCGAGCCGCCACAGGACAGGCTCCCCTGGTGCTGGACGGCGGCCTGCTGGTGTACACGCCGTTCCCCTTTGACCGGAAGCTCAGGACCCTGCCGCTGCTGGCCGACCCCCGGACACGTCGGCGGCTGCTGGCCCGGGTGCTGCCGGACCTGCCGCACCTGCACGGGGCCGAGGTCTCGATGCTCCGCTACAAGCCTGAAAGGCGCTTTGTAGCCGGGCTGAATGTGGACGGCCAGCCTGCAGCGCTGCTCAAGCACTACGAAGCCCGCGCCTACGAACCGGCCCGGGACGCTGCGGGCCGCTTTTCGTCGCGCGGAGCGTTGCGTGTTCCAACCCTGCTGGGCAGATCCACGAGCCGGCGGGTGCTGGTCACCGAATGGCTGCCCGGACGCGACCTGCGCCGCGCCCTGCCGGACCCGGACCTGGATCTGGCGGCGGTGCAGGAGCTGGGGCGCGCCCTTGCGAAGCTACATTCCAGAAATCCCCGGCGGCTGTCCGGCCTACGCGAGACGACAGGAGACCAGCCCCTGAAAGCTGCCGCTGCGGCTGTCACGGCAGTGCTTCCGTCTCTGTCTTTGCAGGCCAGACGACTGTCGCGTCAGCTGACCCGTGCTCTCGCTCAGGTCGATACGCCCCGCACGGCCATCCACGGCGACTTCTCGGCCGAACAGGTTCTGGTCGGCCAGCATGGGGTCGCTCTCGTCGACTTCGACGCGGCCGCGTGCGGCGATCCGGACAGCGATCTGGGTTCGTTCATCGCCCGGCTGCACTGGGATGTACTGGAGGTTACCCTGACCAGTGCCCGCGCCGGTGCGGTGCGCGACGCCCTACTGGGCGGGTACGGCGCCGCCCGCCCCAGCTGGACGCCTGGCCAGCTGCCGGTCCATGTCGCCGCTCACCTGCTGCGTCTGGCGCCGCTGCCTTTCCGCCAGCGCCTGCCGGACTGGCCGGAAAGGACCGGGGCTCTCCTGGAGCTGGCCAGCGAACTTCTGGCACAGCGGAAAGGCGCCTTGTGA